The region ACATCTTCACTAATCACAACTGACTCTCCGACTTTTCTTGTTAAAATCAACATGCTGTTTCTCCTTTTGTTATAAATGGGCACAAGGCCTGATTTCTCTTTAATCTTGAGCCGCAGAACAATTGAAGTTTTTATCGTTAGCGAGTTTGAGATTGGCCAAACGTGCACTCGCTAATTTGCGCATAAAAATTTGTTTGCCATCGACATCAACATGAGGGGGAGCTTGAATACCTACTACGATGCTGCCT is a window of Legionella busanensis DNA encoding:
- a CDS encoding carbon storage regulator, encoding MIVLTRRVGEQILINKGQIKIKILFEHEGSIVVGIQAPPHVDVDGKQIFMRKLASARLANLKLANDKNFNCSAAQD